A stretch of the Macaca mulatta isolate MMU2019108-1 chromosome 14, T2T-MMU8v2.0, whole genome shotgun sequence genome encodes the following:
- the TBC1D10C gene encoding carabin isoform X2 — protein sequence MAQALGEDLVQPPELQDDSSSLGSDSELSGPGPYRQADRYGFIGGSSAEPGPGHPPADLIRQREMKWVEMTLHWEKTMSRRYKKVKMQCRKGIPSALRARCWPLLCGAHVCQKNSPGTYQELAEAPGDPQWMETIGRDLHRQFPLHEMFVSPQGHGQQGLLQVLKAYTLYRPEQGYCQAQGPVAAVLLMHLPPEEAFWCLVQICEVYLPGYYGPHMEAVRLDAEVFMALLRRLLPHVHKHLQQVGVGPLLYLPEWFLCLFARSLPFPTVLRVWDAFLSEGAKVLFRVGLTLVRLALGTAEQRGACPGLLETLGALRAIPPAQLQEEAFMSQVHNVVLSERDLQREIKAQLAQLPDSAPGPPPRPQVRLAGAQAIFEAQQLAGARRGAKPEVPRIVVQPPEEPRPPRRKPQTRGKTFHGLLTRARGPPIEGPPRPQRGSTSFLDTRF from the exons ATGGCCCAGGCCCTGGGGGAGGACCTGGTGCAGCCTCCCGAGCTGCAGGATGACTCCAGCTCTTTGGGGTCCGACTCAGAGCTCAGTGGGCCTGGCCCATATCGCCAGGCCGACCGCTATGGATTCATTGGGGGCAGCTCGGCAGAGCCAGG GCCGGGCCACCCGCCTGCAGACCTCATCCGCCAGCGGGAGATGAAGTGGGTGGAGATGACCTTGCACTGGGAGAAAACCATGTCCCGGCGGTACAAGAAG GTAAAGATGCAGTGCCGGAAAGGCATCCCGTCTGCCCTGCGTGCCCGGTGCTGGCCCCTGTTGTGCGGGGCCCATGTGTGCCAGAAGAACAGCCCTGGCACCTATCAG GAGCTGGCAGAGGCCCCTGGAGACCCACAGTGGATGGAGACCATTGGCAGGGACCTGCACCGCCAGTTCCCCCTGCACGAGATGTTTGTGTCACCTCAGGGCCACGG GCAGCAAGGGCTCCTGCAGGTGCTCAAGGCCTACACCCTGTATCGACCGGAGCAGGGCTACTGCCAGGCGCAGGGGCCTGTGGCTGCTGTGCTGCTCATGCACCTGCCCCCGGAG GAGGCCTTCTGGTGCCTGGTGCAGATCTGTGAGGTCTACCTCCCCGGCTACTACGGGCCCCACATG GAGGCTGTGCGGCTGGATGCCGAGGTGTTCATGGCCCTGCTGCGGCGGCTGCTCCCGCACGTACACAAGCACCTGCAGCAGGTGGGCGTCGGGCCCCTGCTCTACCTGCCCGAGTGGTTCCTGTGCCTCTTCGCCCGCTCCCTGCCCTTCCCCACAGTGCTGCGTGTCTGGGATGCCTTCCTCAGTGAGG GTGCCAAGGTACTGTTCCGTGTGGGGCTGACATTGGTGCGCCTGGCGCTGGGCACTGCAGAGCAACGAGgggcctgccctggcctcctggaGACACTCGGAGCCCTTCGAGCCATCCCCCCCGCGCAGCTGCAGGAGGAGGCCTTCATGTCACAG GTGCACAACGTGGTGCTGTCAGAGCGGGACCTGCAGCGGGAGATCAAGGCCCAGCTGGCCCAGCTGCCCGATTCTGCGCCGGGGCCCCCGCCCCGGCCACAGGTCCGCCTCGCTGGGGCCCAAGCCATCTTCGAGGCCCAGCAGCTGGCAGGGGCACGACGAGGCGCCAAGCCTGAGGTGCCCCGGATTGTGGTGCAGCCCCCAGAGGAGCCCAGACCACCACGGCGGAAACCCCAGACCCGCGGCAAGACTTTCCATGGGCTCCTGACTCGGGCCCGCGGCCCCCCCATCGAGGGGCCTCCCAGGCCCCAACGAGGCTCCACCTCCTTCCTGGACACCCGCTTCTGA
- the TBC1D10C gene encoding carabin isoform X1 yields MAQALGEDLVQPPELQDDSSSLGSDSELSGPGPYRQADRYGFIGGSSAEPGPGHPPADLIRQREMKWVEMTLHWEKTMSRRYKKVKMQCRKGIPSALRARCWPLLCGAHVCQKNSPGTYQELAEAPGDPQWMETIGRDLHRQFPLHEMFVSPQGHGQQGLLQVLKAYTLYRPEQGYCQAQGPVAAVLLMHLPPEACALPLPQEAFWCLVQICEVYLPGYYGPHMEAVRLDAEVFMALLRRLLPHVHKHLQQVGVGPLLYLPEWFLCLFARSLPFPTVLRVWDAFLSEGAKVLFRVGLTLVRLALGTAEQRGACPGLLETLGALRAIPPAQLQEEAFMSQVHNVVLSERDLQREIKAQLAQLPDSAPGPPPRPQVRLAGAQAIFEAQQLAGARRGAKPEVPRIVVQPPEEPRPPRRKPQTRGKTFHGLLTRARGPPIEGPPRPQRGSTSFLDTRF; encoded by the exons ATGGCCCAGGCCCTGGGGGAGGACCTGGTGCAGCCTCCCGAGCTGCAGGATGACTCCAGCTCTTTGGGGTCCGACTCAGAGCTCAGTGGGCCTGGCCCATATCGCCAGGCCGACCGCTATGGATTCATTGGGGGCAGCTCGGCAGAGCCAGG GCCGGGCCACCCGCCTGCAGACCTCATCCGCCAGCGGGAGATGAAGTGGGTGGAGATGACCTTGCACTGGGAGAAAACCATGTCCCGGCGGTACAAGAAG GTAAAGATGCAGTGCCGGAAAGGCATCCCGTCTGCCCTGCGTGCCCGGTGCTGGCCCCTGTTGTGCGGGGCCCATGTGTGCCAGAAGAACAGCCCTGGCACCTATCAG GAGCTGGCAGAGGCCCCTGGAGACCCACAGTGGATGGAGACCATTGGCAGGGACCTGCACCGCCAGTTCCCCCTGCACGAGATGTTTGTGTCACCTCAGGGCCACGG GCAGCAAGGGCTCCTGCAGGTGCTCAAGGCCTACACCCTGTATCGACCGGAGCAGGGCTACTGCCAGGCGCAGGGGCCTGTGGCTGCTGTGCTGCTCATGCACCTGCCCCCGGAG GCCTGTGCCCTGCCCCTTCCCCAGGAGGCCTTCTGGTGCCTGGTGCAGATCTGTGAGGTCTACCTCCCCGGCTACTACGGGCCCCACATG GAGGCTGTGCGGCTGGATGCCGAGGTGTTCATGGCCCTGCTGCGGCGGCTGCTCCCGCACGTACACAAGCACCTGCAGCAGGTGGGCGTCGGGCCCCTGCTCTACCTGCCCGAGTGGTTCCTGTGCCTCTTCGCCCGCTCCCTGCCCTTCCCCACAGTGCTGCGTGTCTGGGATGCCTTCCTCAGTGAGG GTGCCAAGGTACTGTTCCGTGTGGGGCTGACATTGGTGCGCCTGGCGCTGGGCACTGCAGAGCAACGAGgggcctgccctggcctcctggaGACACTCGGAGCCCTTCGAGCCATCCCCCCCGCGCAGCTGCAGGAGGAGGCCTTCATGTCACAG GTGCACAACGTGGTGCTGTCAGAGCGGGACCTGCAGCGGGAGATCAAGGCCCAGCTGGCCCAGCTGCCCGATTCTGCGCCGGGGCCCCCGCCCCGGCCACAGGTCCGCCTCGCTGGGGCCCAAGCCATCTTCGAGGCCCAGCAGCTGGCAGGGGCACGACGAGGCGCCAAGCCTGAGGTGCCCCGGATTGTGGTGCAGCCCCCAGAGGAGCCCAGACCACCACGGCGGAAACCCCAGACCCGCGGCAAGACTTTCCATGGGCTCCTGACTCGGGCCCGCGGCCCCCCCATCGAGGGGCCTCCCAGGCCCCAACGAGGCTCCACCTCCTTCCTGGACACCCGCTTCTGA
- the TBC1D10C gene encoding carabin isoform X4, with translation MAQALGEDLVQPPELQDDSSSLGSDSELSGPGPYRQADRYGFIGGSSAEPGPGHPPADLIRQREMKWVEMTLHWEKTMSRRYKKVKMQCRKGIPSALRARCWPLLCGAHVCQKNSPGTYQELAEAPGDPQWMETIGRDLHRQFPLHEMFVSPQGHGKGSCRCSRPTPCIDRSRATARRRGLWLLCCSCTCPRRRPSGAWCRSVRSTSPATTGPTWCQGTVPCGADIGAPGAGHCRATRGLPWPPGDTRSPSSHPPRAAAGGGLHVTGAQRGAVRAGPAAGDQGPAGPAARFCAGAPAPATGPPRWGPSHLRGPAAGRGTTRRQA, from the exons ATGGCCCAGGCCCTGGGGGAGGACCTGGTGCAGCCTCCCGAGCTGCAGGATGACTCCAGCTCTTTGGGGTCCGACTCAGAGCTCAGTGGGCCTGGCCCATATCGCCAGGCCGACCGCTATGGATTCATTGGGGGCAGCTCGGCAGAGCCAGG GCCGGGCCACCCGCCTGCAGACCTCATCCGCCAGCGGGAGATGAAGTGGGTGGAGATGACCTTGCACTGGGAGAAAACCATGTCCCGGCGGTACAAGAAG GTAAAGATGCAGTGCCGGAAAGGCATCCCGTCTGCCCTGCGTGCCCGGTGCTGGCCCCTGTTGTGCGGGGCCCATGTGTGCCAGAAGAACAGCCCTGGCACCTATCAG GAGCTGGCAGAGGCCCCTGGAGACCCACAGTGGATGGAGACCATTGGCAGGGACCTGCACCGCCAGTTCCCCCTGCACGAGATGTTTGTGTCACCTCAGGGCCACGG CAAGGGCTCCTGCAGGTGCTCAAGGCCTACACCCTGTATCGACCGGAGCAGGGCTACTGCCAGGCGCAGGGGCCTGTGGCTGCTGTGCTGCTCATGCACCTGCCCCCGGAG GAGGCCTTCTGGTGCCTGGTGCAGATCTGTGAGGTCTACCTCCCCGGCTACTACGGGCCCCACATG GTGCCAAGGTACTGTTCCGTGTGGGGCTGACATTGGTGCGCCTGGCGCTGGGCACTGCAGAGCAACGAGgggcctgccctggcctcctggaGACACTCGGAGCCCTTCGAGCCATCCCCCCCGCGCAGCTGCAGGAGGAGGCCTTCATGTCACAG GTGCACAACGTGGTGCTGTCAGAGCGGGACCTGCAGCGGGAGATCAAGGCCCAGCTGGCCCAGCTGCCCGATTCTGCGCCGGGGCCCCCGCCCCGGCCACAGGTCCGCCTCGCTGGGGCCCAAGCCATCTTCGAGGCCCAGCAGCTGGCAGGGGCACGACGAGGCGCCAAGCCTGA
- the TBC1D10C gene encoding carabin isoform X3 yields the protein MAQALGEDLVQPPELQDDSSSLGSDSELSGPGPYRQADRYGFIGGSSAEPGPGHPPADLIRQREMKWVEMTLHWEKTMSRRYKKVKMQCRKGIPSALRARCWPLLCGAHVCQKNSPGTYQELAEAPGDPQWMETIGRDLHRQFPLHEMFVSPQGHGQQGLLQVLKAYTLYRPEQGYCQAQGPVAAVLLMHLPPEEAFWCLVQICEVYLPGYYGPHMEAVRLDAEVFMALLRRLLPHVHKHLQQVGVGPLLYLPEWFLCLFARSLPFPTVLRVWDAFLSEGAKVLFRVGLTLVRLALGTAEQRGACPGLLETLGALRAIPPAQLQEEAFMSQVGAPASPRTCPAPYQLLPTGAQRGAVRAGPAAGDQGPAGPAARFCAGAPAPATGPPRWGPSHLRGPAAGRGTTRRQA from the exons ATGGCCCAGGCCCTGGGGGAGGACCTGGTGCAGCCTCCCGAGCTGCAGGATGACTCCAGCTCTTTGGGGTCCGACTCAGAGCTCAGTGGGCCTGGCCCATATCGCCAGGCCGACCGCTATGGATTCATTGGGGGCAGCTCGGCAGAGCCAGG GCCGGGCCACCCGCCTGCAGACCTCATCCGCCAGCGGGAGATGAAGTGGGTGGAGATGACCTTGCACTGGGAGAAAACCATGTCCCGGCGGTACAAGAAG GTAAAGATGCAGTGCCGGAAAGGCATCCCGTCTGCCCTGCGTGCCCGGTGCTGGCCCCTGTTGTGCGGGGCCCATGTGTGCCAGAAGAACAGCCCTGGCACCTATCAG GAGCTGGCAGAGGCCCCTGGAGACCCACAGTGGATGGAGACCATTGGCAGGGACCTGCACCGCCAGTTCCCCCTGCACGAGATGTTTGTGTCACCTCAGGGCCACGG GCAGCAAGGGCTCCTGCAGGTGCTCAAGGCCTACACCCTGTATCGACCGGAGCAGGGCTACTGCCAGGCGCAGGGGCCTGTGGCTGCTGTGCTGCTCATGCACCTGCCCCCGGAG GAGGCCTTCTGGTGCCTGGTGCAGATCTGTGAGGTCTACCTCCCCGGCTACTACGGGCCCCACATG GAGGCTGTGCGGCTGGATGCCGAGGTGTTCATGGCCCTGCTGCGGCGGCTGCTCCCGCACGTACACAAGCACCTGCAGCAGGTGGGCGTCGGGCCCCTGCTCTACCTGCCCGAGTGGTTCCTGTGCCTCTTCGCCCGCTCCCTGCCCTTCCCCACAGTGCTGCGTGTCTGGGATGCCTTCCTCAGTGAGG GTGCCAAGGTACTGTTCCGTGTGGGGCTGACATTGGTGCGCCTGGCGCTGGGCACTGCAGAGCAACGAGgggcctgccctggcctcctggaGACACTCGGAGCCCTTCGAGCCATCCCCCCCGCGCAGCTGCAGGAGGAGGCCTTCATGTCACAGGTGGGTGCCCCCGCCTCTCCTCGGACTTGCCCAGCCCCT TACCAACTGCTCCCCACAGGTGCACAACGTGGTGCTGTCAGAGCGGGACCTGCAGCGGGAGATCAAGGCCCAGCTGGCCCAGCTGCCCGATTCTGCGCCGGGGCCCCCGCCCCGGCCACAGGTCCGCCTCGCTGGGGCCCAAGCCATCTTCGAGGCCCAGCAGCTGGCAGGGGCACGACGAGGCGCCAAGCCTGA
- the PPP1CA gene encoding serine/threonine-protein phosphatase PP1-alpha catalytic subunit isoform X2 encodes MSDSEKLNLDSIIGRLLEGDIHGQYYDLLRLFEYGGFPPESNYLFLGDYVDRGKQSLETICLLLAYKIKYPENFFLLRGNHECASINRIYGFYDECKRRYNIKLWKTFTDCFNCLPIAAIVDEKIFCCHGGLSPDLQSMEQIRRIMRPTDVPDQGLLCDLLWSDPDKDVQGWGENDRGVSFTFGAEVVAKFLHKHDLDLICRAHQVVEDGYEFFAKRQLVTLFSAPNYCGEFDNAGAMMSVDETLMCSFQILKPADKNKGKYGQFSGLNPGGRPITPPRNSAKAKK; translated from the exons ATGTCCGATAGCGAGAAGCTCAACCTTGACTCGATCATCGGGCGCCTGCTAGAAG GTGATATACACGGCCAGTACTATGACCTTCTGCGACTATTTGAGTATGGCGGTTTCCCTCCGGAGAGCAACTACCTCTTTCTGGGGGACTATGTGGACAGGGGCAAGCAGTCCTTGGAGACCATCTGCCTGCTGCTGGCCTATAAGATCAAGTACCCCGAGAACTTCTTCCTGCTCCGTGGGAACCACGAGTGCGCCAGCATCAACCGCATCTACGGTTTCTACGATGAGT GCAAGAGACGCTACAACATCAAACTGTGGAAAACGTTCACTGACTGCTTCAACTGCCTGCCCATTGCGGCCATAGTGGACGAAAAGATCTTTTGCTGCCACGGAG GCCTCTCCCCGGACCTGCAGTCCATGGAGCAGATTCGGCGGATCATGCGGCCCACAGACGTGCCTGACCAGGGCCTGCTGTGTGACCTGCTGTGGTCTGACCCTGACAAGGACGTGCAGGGCTGGGGCGAGAACGACCGTGGCGTCTCTTTTACCTTTGGAGCCGAGGTGGTGGCCAAGTTCCTCCACAAGCATGACTTGGACCTCATCTGCCGAGCACACCAG GTGGTAGAAGATGGCTATGAGTTCTTTGCCAAGCGGCAGCTGGTGACACTTTTCTCAGCTCCCAACTACTGTGGCGAGTTTGACAATGCTGGCGCCATGATGAGCGTGGACGAGACCCTCATGTGCTCCTTCCAG ATCCTCAAGCCCGCCGACAAGAACAAGGGGAAGTACGGGCAGTTCAGtggcctgaaccctggaggccgGCCCATCACCCCACCCCGCAATTCCGCCAAAGCCAAGAAATAG
- the PPP1CA gene encoding serine/threonine-protein phosphatase PP1-alpha catalytic subunit isoform X1, with product MSDSEKLNLDSIIGRLLEVQGSRPGKNVQLTENEIRGLCLKSREIFLSQPILLELEAPLKICGDIHGQYYDLLRLFEYGGFPPESNYLFLGDYVDRGKQSLETICLLLAYKIKYPENFFLLRGNHECASINRIYGFYDECKRRYNIKLWKTFTDCFNCLPIAAIVDEKIFCCHGGLSPDLQSMEQIRRIMRPTDVPDQGLLCDLLWSDPDKDVQGWGENDRGVSFTFGAEVVAKFLHKHDLDLICRAHQVVEDGYEFFAKRQLVTLFSAPNYCGEFDNAGAMMSVDETLMCSFQILKPADKNKGKYGQFSGLNPGGRPITPPRNSAKAKK from the exons ATGTCCGATAGCGAGAAGCTCAACCTTGACTCGATCATCGGGCGCCTGCTAGAAG TGCAGGGCTCGCGGCCTGGCAAGAATGTACAGCTGACAGAGAACGAGATCCGCGGCCTGTGCCTGAAATCCCGGGAGATTTTCCTGAGCCAGCCCATTCTTCTGGAGCTGGAGGCACCCCTCAAGATCTGCG GTGATATACACGGCCAGTACTATGACCTTCTGCGACTATTTGAGTATGGCGGTTTCCCTCCGGAGAGCAACTACCTCTTTCTGGGGGACTATGTGGACAGGGGCAAGCAGTCCTTGGAGACCATCTGCCTGCTGCTGGCCTATAAGATCAAGTACCCCGAGAACTTCTTCCTGCTCCGTGGGAACCACGAGTGCGCCAGCATCAACCGCATCTACGGTTTCTACGATGAGT GCAAGAGACGCTACAACATCAAACTGTGGAAAACGTTCACTGACTGCTTCAACTGCCTGCCCATTGCGGCCATAGTGGACGAAAAGATCTTTTGCTGCCACGGAG GCCTCTCCCCGGACCTGCAGTCCATGGAGCAGATTCGGCGGATCATGCGGCCCACAGACGTGCCTGACCAGGGCCTGCTGTGTGACCTGCTGTGGTCTGACCCTGACAAGGACGTGCAGGGCTGGGGCGAGAACGACCGTGGCGTCTCTTTTACCTTTGGAGCCGAGGTGGTGGCCAAGTTCCTCCACAAGCATGACTTGGACCTCATCTGCCGAGCACACCAG GTGGTAGAAGATGGCTATGAGTTCTTTGCCAAGCGGCAGCTGGTGACACTTTTCTCAGCTCCCAACTACTGTGGCGAGTTTGACAATGCTGGCGCCATGATGAGCGTGGACGAGACCCTCATGTGCTCCTTCCAG ATCCTCAAGCCCGCCGACAAGAACAAGGGGAAGTACGGGCAGTTCAGtggcctgaaccctggaggccgGCCCATCACCCCACCCCGCAATTCCGCCAAAGCCAAGAAATAG